In Silene latifolia isolate original U9 population chromosome 3, ASM4854445v1, whole genome shotgun sequence, a single window of DNA contains:
- the LOC141649305 gene encoding uncharacterized protein LOC141649305, producing MVGCWAVWERRNKWVFEDEHRGIGEVVRRTVDMCKEIEEGENGGGKGLTAEGDKEGRGKGWTKPGGGVAKINVDAFVKEGVGTGLGAVCRDVRGEVNWLVVDQRRWDMEPKEAEAEALLLGVKEAARRSIRDIIMKSDCQVLIKALRTREHGRSDYYLILDDILFACNSFNSVQWSFVGRESNKVAHEIARLAPWTVGKREWSNGFPDNIMAHVSDDLLMKV from the coding sequence ATGGTGGGATGTTGGGCGGTGTGGGAGAGGCGAAACAAATGGGTTTTTGAGGACGAGCATAGGGGTATTGGTGAGGTGGTGAGGAGGACGGTGGATATGTGTAAGGAAATTGAGGAAGGTGAAAATGGCGGGGGGAAGGGGCTGACTGCAGAGGGGGATAAAGAAGGGAGGGGCAAGGGGTGGACGAAACCGGGTGGAGGTGTGGCTAAGATCAATGTCGATGCTTTTGTCAAAGAGGGTGTGGGGACTGGGCTCGGGGCTGTGTGTAGGGATGTTAGAGGGGAGGTGAATTGGCTGGTGGTGGACCAACGAAGATGGGACATGGAGCCTAAGGAAGCGGAAGCGGAGGCGTTGCTGTTAGGGGTGAAGGAAGCTGCTAGACGAAGTATTCGCGACATCATTATGAAGAGCGATTGCCAAGTCTTGATCAAGGCGTTGAGGACGAGGGAACACGGCCGAAGCGATTACTATCTCATTTTAGACGATATTCTTTTTGCTTGTAACTCTTTTAATTCAGTGCAATGGTCGTTTGTTGGTAGGGAGTCGAACAAGGTTGCTCATGAGATTGCTCGGTTGGCACCTTGGACTGTAGGAAAGCGGGAATGGTCGAATGGCTTTCCGGATAACATTATGGCTCATGTTTCTGATGATTTATTAATGAAGGTTTAA
- the LOC141649304 gene encoding uncharacterized protein LOC141649304: MCLPKGIGGLGFRDFHLFNLALLGKQVWRLITEIEGLWARIMCARYYPNGAFSTSSLGFNPSYTWRAIIEARAAIEAGLRRRIGDGLSTRIWTDAWIPGSQSGRVLSPCSPGRENLVVADLLDSNGWREDMLAAFFLPFERERIRNIRLSSNRPRDDCCAAKLWRLERISLLEFEVRDCRIAKHVWEGLGLDIEEDEGGGIRDWVEARWREYGLREQFKFMVGCWVLWEHRNKVVFDLRETDPQGVIKRALDVLDEIDGGGVVSGKGREGGENGVVRDRSTGWMAPREGYVKVNVDAGVKEGEGVSLGVVCRDGSGRVLWGLSCVQEKVWEAQVAEAVAVLEGIKGASRKGHSRIIMESDCLQVIEALKRKSKGRSVLSLVLDDILHACNFF, translated from the exons ATGTGTTTACCGAAGGGTATCGGGGGGTTGGGATTTCGGGATTTCCACTTGTTCAACCTTGCCTTACTCGGGAAGCAAGTATGGCGTTTGATCACAGAGATAGAAGGGTTGTGGGCTAGGATTATGTGTGCACGCTACTACCCTAACGGTGCGTTCTCAACTTCTAGCTTGGGGTTTAATCCGAGTTACACTTGGAGGGCCATCATCGAGGCCCGGGCTGCTATTGAGGCTGGTTTACGGAGGAGAATTGGGGATGGTCTCTCAACACGTATATGGACTGATGCTTGGATACCGGGGTCTCAATCTGGGCGGGTCCTTTCTCCATGTAGTCCTGGGCGCGAAAACTTGGTGGTTGCTGATTTGTTAGATAGTAATGGTTGGAGGGAGGACATGCTAGCTGCTTTTTTCTTGCCTTTCGAAAGGGAGAGAATTCGTAATATAAGGCTTAGTTCGAATAGGCCTCGGGATGATTG CTGTGCAGCAAAGCTTTGGCGACTAGAGCGAATATCGCTTCTCGAGTTTGAGGTGAG AGATTGTCGTATAGCTAAACATGTGTGGGAGGGTCTTGGGCTCGATATTGAGGAGGACGAAGGAGGGGGTATTAGGGACTGGGTGGAAGCGAGGTGGAGGGAGTACGGGTTGAGGGAGCAGTTTAAGTTTATGGTGGGGTGTTGGGTGTTGTGGGAGCATCGGAATAAGGTCGTCTTTGATTTGCGAGAGACGGACCCGCAGGGAGTCATCAAGCGTGCGTTGGATGTTTTAGATGAGATTGATGGAGGTGGTGTGGTCAGTGGGAAAGGGCGAGAAGGAGGAGAGAATGGGGTGGTCCGGGATAGGAGCACGGGATGGATGGCGCCACGGGAGGGTTATGTGAAGGTCAATGTCGATGCCGGTGTCAAGGAGGGAGAGGGAGTGAGCTTGGGGGTGGTGTGTAGAGACGGAAGTGGTCGTGTCTTGTGGGGTCTTTCTTGCGTGCAGGAAAAAGTGTGGGAGGCACAGGTTGCGGAAGCGGTGGCGGTACTGGAAGGGATTAAGGGAGCGTCAAGGAAAGGGCACTCACGAATCATTATGGAAAGTGACTGCTTACAAGTAATTGAGGCGCTGAAACGGAAGTCGAAAGGAAGAAGTGTGCTATCATTAGTTTTGGACGATATTTTACATGCTTGTAATTTTTTTTGA